A window of Rhodococcus sp. SGAir0479 contains these coding sequences:
- a CDS encoding flavin-containing monooxygenase: MTPRIAILGAGPSGLAQLRAFESARKSGLGSMPEIVCYEKQSDLGGMWNYTWRTGLDQHGEPVHGSMYRFLWSNGPKECLEFADYSFEEHFGRPIPSYPPRAVLHDYIMGRVDQDDVRKYIRFDTAVRWVEYVPTEDGTPGRFAVTVADHRRGVLETELFDHVVVATGHFSTPNVPHFDGIEDFPGRVLHAHDFRDAREFTGKRLLLVGSSYSAEDIGTQCFKYGAAEITFSYRSNPMGHDWPAGFSEVPLLTEIDGNTVRFQDGSEREVDAIVLCTGYRHHFPFLPDELTLRTNNRLYPRGMYKGVVSQANSQLLFLGMQDQYFTFNMFDAQAWYARDVILGRIELPDHETRERDIESWRAREEKLRTAVEEIDFQAAYIRDLVDRTDYPEFHVEKQGELFKKWKKDKKNDIMGYRNCSYVSTLTGTVAPPLHDEWMNILDDSAESFLDNNFGIEERTGAPRKVTPIGSPHTRPAARVERSS; the protein is encoded by the coding sequence TTGACGCCAAGGATCGCGATTTTGGGAGCCGGTCCGAGTGGCCTCGCACAGCTGAGGGCATTCGAGTCGGCGCGTAAATCAGGTCTTGGGTCGATGCCCGAAATTGTTTGTTACGAAAAGCAGAGCGATCTGGGCGGCATGTGGAACTACACGTGGCGCACGGGTCTCGATCAACACGGCGAACCGGTACACGGAAGCATGTACCGCTTCCTCTGGTCGAACGGGCCGAAGGAATGCCTCGAGTTCGCCGACTATTCTTTCGAAGAACATTTCGGCCGACCGATTCCGTCGTACCCACCGCGTGCCGTGCTGCACGACTACATCATGGGACGAGTGGACCAGGACGACGTCCGCAAGTACATCCGCTTCGACACCGCCGTCCGGTGGGTCGAATACGTCCCCACCGAGGACGGCACCCCGGGCCGCTTCGCGGTGACCGTGGCGGACCACCGCAGGGGTGTGCTCGAAACCGAGTTGTTCGACCACGTGGTGGTCGCGACCGGACATTTCTCGACCCCCAACGTGCCGCATTTCGACGGTATCGAGGACTTTCCGGGCCGTGTCCTGCACGCGCACGACTTCCGCGATGCGCGGGAATTCACAGGTAAGCGCCTCCTGCTCGTCGGCAGCAGCTATTCCGCCGAGGACATCGGCACGCAGTGCTTCAAGTACGGCGCCGCCGAGATCACCTTCAGCTACCGCTCGAACCCGATGGGTCACGACTGGCCCGCGGGCTTCTCGGAGGTGCCGTTGCTCACCGAGATCGACGGCAACACCGTCCGGTTCCAGGACGGCAGCGAGCGCGAGGTCGATGCCATCGTCCTGTGCACCGGCTACCGGCACCACTTCCCGTTCCTGCCCGACGAGTTGACGTTGCGGACGAACAACCGGCTCTACCCGCGGGGCATGTACAAGGGTGTCGTCTCCCAGGCGAATTCGCAGCTGCTGTTCCTGGGAATGCAGGACCAGTACTTCACATTCAACATGTTCGACGCTCAGGCCTGGTACGCCCGCGACGTGATTCTCGGACGCATCGAATTGCCCGACCACGAAACGCGCGAACGGGACATCGAGTCGTGGCGCGCACGGGAGGAAAAACTGCGTACCGCCGTCGAGGAGATCGATTTCCAGGCGGCCTACATTCGGGACCTGGTGGATCGCACCGACTATCCCGAATTCCACGTCGAGAAACAGGGCGAGCTGTTCAAGAAGTGGAAGAAGGACAAGAAGAACGACATCATGGGTTACCGGAACTGCAGTTACGTTTCGACGCTCACCGGGACGGTCGCTCCCCCGCTGCACGACGAGTGGATGAACATCCTCGACGATTCGGCGGAATCGTTCCTCGACAACAATTTCGGAATCGAGGAACGGACGGGCGCGCCCCGGAAGGTGACGCCCATCGGCTCGCCGCACACGCGTCCCGCGGCGCGCGTGGAGCGCTCGAGCTGA
- a CDS encoding DNA polymerase Y family protein, with protein sequence MSARVLAVWCPDWPAVAAAAAADLPATHPVAVLHANRVVTCSTTARAAGVRRGLRRREAQARCPELHVAQSDPERDARSFEAVVAAVDDVVPGVEILRPGLLVLGARGASRYFGSEEAAAERLVDVVAAAGVECQIGVADELSTAVIAARRAALVPAGEGASFLAPLAIAELAAEPSLAAAGRRDLVDLLRRLGLRTVGAFAALSAVDVASRFGTDAVLAHRAARGESERPPSARVLLPELEVEQQCDPPIDRVDAAAFAGRAMAERLHAKLSGAGVACTRLQVSAGTGNGERLTRVWRCAEPLTPEGTADRVRWQLDGWLTGRSESRPTAGITVLRLEPVEVVAAGALQLGLWGGVGEGDERARRALVRVQGLLGGEAVQVGVLSGGRGPMERITLVPLGDELVPAADPAAPWPGRLPEPAPSTVLPNTPAVSLEDHSGGGVGVTERGEFTAAPVRLRWGSREWEVQGWAGPWPVDERWWDTATARDASRVQVLLAESRALLLICEGGRWGVEGIYE encoded by the coding sequence ATGAGTGCCCGGGTGCTGGCGGTGTGGTGTCCGGACTGGCCCGCGGTGGCGGCCGCGGCCGCGGCGGATCTGCCGGCCACCCATCCGGTGGCGGTGTTGCACGCGAACAGGGTGGTCACGTGTTCGACGACGGCGCGGGCCGCGGGGGTGCGGCGGGGACTGCGTCGACGGGAGGCGCAGGCGCGCTGCCCGGAACTGCATGTGGCGCAGTCCGATCCGGAACGTGATGCCCGATCGTTCGAGGCCGTGGTCGCGGCGGTGGACGACGTGGTGCCCGGGGTGGAGATCCTGCGACCCGGACTGCTGGTGCTGGGGGCGCGGGGTGCGAGCCGCTACTTCGGTTCGGAGGAGGCGGCGGCCGAACGACTCGTCGACGTGGTGGCCGCGGCCGGGGTCGAGTGTCAGATCGGCGTCGCCGACGAGCTGTCCACTGCGGTGATCGCGGCCCGGCGCGCAGCATTGGTACCGGCCGGGGAGGGGGCGTCGTTCCTGGCCCCGCTGGCCATCGCGGAACTCGCGGCCGAGCCCAGCCTGGCGGCGGCGGGCCGCCGCGACCTGGTCGATCTGCTGCGCCGCCTCGGGCTGCGCACCGTCGGGGCCTTCGCCGCGCTCTCGGCGGTCGACGTGGCCTCGCGGTTCGGTACCGACGCCGTCCTCGCGCACCGCGCCGCCCGCGGTGAATCGGAACGTCCGCCGTCGGCCCGCGTCCTGCTCCCGGAGTTGGAGGTGGAACAGCAGTGCGATCCGCCGATCGATCGTGTCGATGCGGCGGCCTTCGCGGGCCGCGCCATGGCGGAACGGTTGCACGCGAAGCTGTCCGGTGCGGGTGTGGCGTGCACACGGTTGCAGGTGTCGGCGGGCACCGGCAACGGGGAGCGGCTCACGCGGGTGTGGCGGTGCGCCGAGCCGTTGACTCCGGAGGGCACCGCCGACCGGGTGCGATGGCAACTGGACGGGTGGCTCACCGGGCGCAGCGAGTCCCGGCCCACGGCCGGGATCACCGTGCTGCGTCTCGAGCCGGTCGAAGTGGTGGCGGCCGGCGCCTTGCAACTGGGGCTGTGGGGCGGTGTCGGGGAGGGAGACGAACGGGCCCGTAGGGCCCTGGTCCGGGTCCAGGGCCTCCTCGGTGGGGAAGCGGTCCAGGTGGGAGTCCTCAGTGGCGGACGGGGGCCGATGGAGCGGATCACCCTGGTGCCCTTGGGAGACGAGTTGGTGCCGGCCGCCGACCCCGCGGCGCCGTGGCCGGGGCGGTTGCCGGAACCGGCGCCGTCGACGGTGTTGCCGAACACCCCGGCGGTGTCGCTCGAGGACCACTCGGGCGGTGGGGTGGGCGTCACCGAACGAGGGGAGTTCACCGCCGCGCCGGTGCGGCTTCGGTGGGGGAGCCGGGAATGGGAGGTGCAGGGCTGGGCGGGGCCGTGGCCGGTGGACGAGCGCTGGTGGGACACCGCGACCGCGCGGGACGCCTCACGGGTGCAGGTCCTGCTCGCCGAATCGCGGGCCTTGCTGCTGATCTGTGAGGGAGGAAGGTGGGGAGTGGAAGGCATCTACGAATGA
- a CDS encoding serine/threonine-protein kinase has translation MTEQERTRPGRRSHAAIGPDYLMAGRYRLRSKLGGGGMGAVWLAHDTLLDRQVAVKQVTSTTGMAEADARETRRRVLREGRNAAQLSHEHAIAMYDVAVESGEPWLVMEYLPSRSLAEAMNFVDTLPPLEVAQIGAQIAAALTEAHAAGILHRDIKPGNILVADRGAALGVVKISDFGIARAKGDAPSGKTGVVTGTPAYFAPEVARGDDPTEASDVFSLGATLYTVVEGQPPFGLDSDPIALLHRVAAAEIYRPSLGGPLTDTLLHMLEPDPARRPTMAQARDALAAVALGSNGVGKAGHLIGEPVKTSDGVVPNWAYRSAPATIVPRRRLTPTTATDLPAVQSNIPLGSVPRPARRTWLRQFTDGLTGPPAPTDLRGKIVAAAPLAMAVMVGIIVLALVVAVIVALVL, from the coding sequence GTGACAGAGCAGGAACGCACCCGTCCGGGCCGACGCAGCCACGCGGCGATCGGGCCCGACTACCTGATGGCAGGCAGGTATCGGCTGCGCTCCAAGCTCGGTGGCGGCGGCATGGGTGCGGTGTGGCTGGCCCACGACACCCTCCTCGACCGCCAGGTGGCCGTGAAACAGGTCACCTCGACCACCGGGATGGCCGAGGCCGACGCCCGGGAGACCCGGCGGCGGGTCCTGCGCGAGGGCCGCAACGCCGCGCAGCTGTCCCACGAGCACGCCATCGCGATGTACGACGTCGCGGTCGAGTCCGGGGAGCCGTGGCTGGTGATGGAGTACCTGCCGTCCCGCAGCCTCGCCGAGGCCATGAATTTCGTCGACACCCTGCCCCCGCTCGAGGTCGCGCAGATCGGGGCGCAGATCGCGGCCGCTCTCACCGAGGCGCACGCGGCCGGCATCCTCCACCGCGACATCAAGCCCGGCAACATCCTCGTCGCCGATCGCGGTGCCGCCCTCGGCGTCGTGAAGATCAGCGACTTCGGCATCGCGCGCGCCAAGGGGGACGCTCCCAGCGGGAAGACCGGCGTCGTCACCGGCACCCCCGCCTACTTCGCACCCGAGGTGGCCCGCGGTGACGACCCCACCGAGGCGAGCGACGTGTTCTCGCTCGGCGCGACCCTCTACACCGTGGTCGAGGGGCAACCACCGTTCGGACTCGACAGCGATCCCATCGCGCTGCTGCACCGCGTCGCGGCCGCGGAGATCTACCGCCCGAGCCTCGGCGGTCCGCTGACCGACACCCTGCTGCACATGCTCGAGCCCGACCCGGCGCGCCGGCCCACGATGGCGCAGGCACGGGACGCGCTCGCCGCCGTCGCGCTGGGCTCGAACGGCGTCGGCAAGGCCGGCCACCTCATCGGCGAGCCCGTCAAGACCTCCGACGGGGTCGTGCCCAACTGGGCCTACCGTTCGGCGCCGGCGACGATCGTTCCGCGGCGCCGCCTCACCCCCACGACGGCCACGGATCTTCCTGCGGTGCAGTCGAACATCCCGTTGGGCTCAGTGCCCCGCCCCGCCCGGCGGACCTGGTTGCGGCAGTTCACCGACGGGCTGACGGGCCCGCCGGCCCCCACCGACCTGCGCGGGAAGATCGTCGCGGCCGCACCGCTGGCGATGGCGGTCATGGTCGGCATCATCGTGCTGGCGCTCGTCGTCGCGGTGATCGTCGCACTGGTTCTCTGA
- a CDS encoding YdeI/OmpD-associated family protein, which translates to MADDLPVQYFADQSEFREWLRANVSSSPGVWVKLAKKGSPHTSVTYAEAVEVALCFGWIDSQARRLDDDFRVQRFTPRRARSPWSKRNREAVEALLARGAMEPSGLSAVEAAKADGRWERAYAGPKDAQVPQDLREALAANPAAEAFFTTLDSRNRFAALYRIQDAKRPETRARRIATFVAQFAEGRKFYE; encoded by the coding sequence GTGGCGGACGACCTGCCGGTGCAGTACTTCGCGGACCAGTCCGAGTTCCGGGAGTGGTTGCGCGCCAACGTGTCGTCTTCACCCGGGGTGTGGGTGAAGCTCGCGAAGAAGGGATCTCCGCACACATCGGTCACCTATGCCGAGGCGGTGGAGGTGGCGTTGTGCTTCGGTTGGATCGACAGTCAGGCCCGACGACTCGACGACGACTTCCGGGTGCAGCGGTTCACGCCCCGCCGCGCCCGCAGCCCGTGGTCCAAGCGCAACCGCGAGGCGGTGGAAGCGCTCCTCGCGCGCGGAGCGATGGAGCCGTCCGGACTGTCGGCGGTGGAGGCCGCCAAGGCCGACGGACGGTGGGAGCGCGCCTACGCGGGGCCCAAGGACGCGCAGGTGCCGCAGGACCTGCGCGAGGCGCTGGCGGCGAACCCTGCCGCGGAGGCCTTCTTCACCACCCTGGACAGCCGCAACCGGTTCGCGGCGCTGTACCGCATCCAGGACGCCAAGCGTCCCGAGACCCGCGCCCGCCGGATCGCGACCTTCGTGGCGCAGTTCGCCGAGGGCCGGAAGTTCTACGAATGA
- a CDS encoding response regulator — protein MTTPTPDKFRVFLVDDHAVFRAGVRAELGGEPDMEVVGEAGGVAEAVAGINALRPHVVLLDVHMPDGGGVAVLAGIDSGPVCLALSVSDAAEDVIAVIRAGARGYVTKTISGAELADGVRRVAGGDAVFSPRLAGFVLDSFTGRSSVPEPPLDPELDSLTPRELEVLRLLARGYTYREIAEELVISVKTVETHASNVLRKTQQSNRNALTRWAHRRRID, from the coding sequence GTGACGACACCTACCCCCGACAAGTTCCGTGTGTTCCTCGTCGACGACCACGCCGTCTTCCGCGCCGGGGTGCGCGCCGAACTCGGCGGAGAGCCCGACATGGAGGTCGTCGGGGAGGCGGGCGGCGTCGCCGAGGCCGTCGCCGGCATCAACGCGCTGCGCCCGCACGTGGTGCTGCTCGACGTCCACATGCCCGACGGCGGCGGTGTGGCCGTGCTCGCCGGTATCGACTCGGGCCCGGTGTGTCTGGCGCTCAGCGTGTCCGACGCCGCGGAGGACGTCATCGCGGTCATCCGGGCCGGCGCGCGCGGGTACGTGACGAAGACGATCTCGGGTGCCGAACTCGCGGACGGCGTGCGCCGGGTCGCGGGCGGGGACGCGGTGTTCAGCCCGCGGCTCGCGGGTTTCGTCCTGGATTCGTTCACCGGCCGCTCGAGCGTGCCGGAGCCGCCCCTCGACCCCGAACTCGACTCGCTCACCCCGCGGGAACTCGAGGTGCTGCGGCTGCTGGCCCGCGGTTACACCTACCGGGAGATCGCCGAGGAACTGGTGATCTCGGTGAAGACCGTCGAGACCCACGCCTCGAACGTGCTGCGAAAGACGCAGCAGTCCAACCGGAATGCCCTCACCCGGTGGGCGCATCGGCGGCGCATCGACTGA
- a CDS encoding heavy metal translocating P-type ATPase: MNPHGEAVHDHHVADTPGHHAEHAGDHAGHEGHTGHQGHTGHQGHGDHVAQFRQLFWIMLVLSVPVVGASMMFADLVGYTLPENAAVEWISPILGTVMFVWGGRPFLTGAVSELRARQPGMMLLIALAITVAFVSSWGASLGVLGHDLDFWWELALLIVIMLLGHWIEMRSLGQASSALDSLAALLPDEAERIGDDGALTTVATTDLVTGDVVMVRPGGRIPADGRIVEGAGDLDESMITGESRTVRRELGDPVVAGTVSTDSALRVEITAVGEDTALAGIRRLVAEAQNSSSRAQVLADRAAALLFWFALGAAIVTLLVWSIFGTPDDAITRTITVLVIACPHALGLAIPLVVSIATERAARAGVLVTDRRALEAMRTVDTVLFDKTGTLTKGEPAVVAAETVPGVGEDTLVALAAAVERDSEHPLGRAIVAAAEHRELRIPQAAAFQARNGVGVTATVDGTEISVGGPGMLDSHGASALPASERWAAQGSTVLHVLRDGAVIGALALADEIRPESRDAIAALHARGVRVVMLTGDAYAVARAVGDDLGIDDVIAGVLPQDKGAKVQELQSAGRTVAMVGDGVNDAPALAQADVGIAIGAGTDVAIASAGVVLVSDDPRAVVSVIELSRATYRKMVQNLAWAAGYNVISVPLAAGVLAPVGFVLPMEIGAILMSASTVVVAVNAQLLRRLHLEPQRVTRAAVEREHDYAR; encoded by the coding sequence ATGAACCCACACGGAGAAGCAGTTCACGATCACCACGTGGCGGACACTCCCGGTCACCACGCGGAACATGCCGGTGACCATGCCGGTCACGAGGGGCACACCGGGCATCAGGGGCACACCGGTCATCAGGGGCACGGGGACCACGTCGCCCAGTTCCGGCAGCTCTTCTGGATCATGCTGGTTCTGTCGGTCCCGGTCGTCGGCGCGAGCATGATGTTCGCCGACCTCGTCGGCTACACGCTGCCGGAAAACGCTGCCGTGGAATGGATTTCACCGATCCTCGGCACGGTCATGTTCGTGTGGGGCGGGCGCCCGTTCCTGACCGGGGCGGTGAGCGAACTCCGGGCCCGGCAACCCGGCATGATGCTGCTCATCGCGCTGGCGATCACGGTGGCCTTCGTCTCGTCGTGGGGAGCGAGCCTGGGGGTACTCGGGCACGATCTGGACTTCTGGTGGGAACTGGCGCTCCTCATCGTGATCATGCTGCTCGGCCACTGGATCGAGATGCGGTCGCTGGGACAGGCGTCGAGCGCGCTGGACTCGCTCGCAGCACTGCTCCCGGACGAGGCCGAGCGGATCGGCGACGACGGGGCGCTCACGACCGTCGCCACCACCGACCTGGTGACCGGCGACGTCGTCATGGTCCGGCCGGGTGGGCGGATCCCGGCCGACGGCCGCATCGTCGAGGGCGCCGGCGACCTGGACGAATCGATGATCACCGGCGAGTCGCGCACCGTCCGCCGCGAGCTCGGCGATCCCGTGGTGGCGGGCACCGTGTCGACCGACTCCGCGCTGCGTGTCGAGATCACCGCGGTCGGCGAGGACACCGCGCTGGCCGGCATCCGACGACTGGTCGCCGAGGCGCAGAACTCGTCGTCGCGCGCCCAGGTGCTCGCCGACCGCGCCGCCGCGCTGCTGTTCTGGTTCGCGCTCGGCGCCGCGATCGTCACGCTGCTGGTGTGGTCGATCTTCGGAACGCCGGACGACGCGATCACCCGCACCATCACCGTCCTCGTCATCGCCTGCCCGCACGCACTGGGTCTGGCGATTCCCCTCGTCGTGTCGATCGCCACCGAACGTGCGGCCCGGGCCGGGGTGCTCGTCACCGATCGGCGGGCGCTCGAGGCCATGCGCACCGTCGACACCGTGCTGTTCGACAAGACCGGCACGCTCACCAAGGGCGAGCCCGCGGTGGTCGCGGCCGAGACCGTGCCGGGAGTGGGCGAGGACACGCTCGTCGCGCTCGCGGCGGCCGTCGAACGCGACAGCGAGCACCCCCTCGGCCGGGCGATCGTGGCCGCCGCCGAACACCGCGAACTACGCATTCCGCAGGCCGCCGCATTCCAGGCCCGTAACGGCGTCGGGGTCACCGCGACCGTCGACGGCACCGAGATCAGTGTCGGCGGTCCCGGCATGCTCGACAGCCACGGCGCCTCCGCGCTGCCGGCGTCCGAACGGTGGGCGGCGCAGGGATCGACCGTGCTGCACGTGCTGCGCGACGGTGCGGTGATCGGGGCGCTCGCGCTGGCCGACGAGATCCGGCCCGAGTCCCGGGACGCGATCGCGGCGCTGCACGCGCGCGGTGTCCGCGTGGTGATGTTGACCGGTGACGCGTACGCCGTCGCCCGGGCGGTCGGCGACGACCTCGGCATCGACGACGTGATCGCCGGTGTGCTGCCGCAGGACAAGGGCGCGAAGGTTCAGGAACTGCAGTCGGCGGGACGGACCGTCGCGATGGTCGGCGACGGGGTGAACGATGCGCCCGCACTCGCGCAGGCCGACGTCGGCATCGCGATCGGGGCGGGTACCGACGTGGCCATCGCATCGGCCGGTGTCGTGCTGGTCAGCGACGATCCGCGCGCGGTCGTGTCGGTGATCGAGCTCTCCCGCGCGACGTACCGGAAGATGGTGCAGAACCTGGCGTGGGCCGCGGGCTACAACGTGATCTCGGTACCGCTCGCGGCGGGTGTGCTCGCCCCCGTCGGGTTCGTACTGCCGATGGAGATCGGCGCGATCCTGATGTCGGCGTCGACGGTGGTGGTGGCGGTCAACGCGCAGTTGCTGCGCCGGCTGCACCTCGAGCCGCAGCGGGTGACCCGCGCGGCCGTCGAACGCGAGCACGACTACGCTCGGTGA
- a CDS encoding alpha/beta fold hydrolase, translated as MTVQFTETTVTRSGHTISFRDSGVAASAVATEAVQSIPVILVHGMGGDNRTWDRFARSITARGRRVLAVDLRGHGRSARAQSYQFGEFGDDVLGLCEDLGFDRVDLVGHSLGGHAVSLVAQERPALVRRLVLEEAPLPLRPGDPVPNFGGRLPSPVELWHAATSMLRSPRAVWAFDRSMTASALTQFHEPNPLWWQRLADIEAKTLILRGGPTGMVDPRLLEVAVAAIPDCEVVSFACGHSIHRDRFRDFESTVLPFLMAP; from the coding sequence GTGACCGTGCAGTTCACCGAGACGACAGTCACCCGCAGCGGTCACACGATCTCCTTCCGTGACAGCGGCGTCGCCGCATCCGCGGTGGCAACCGAAGCGGTGCAGTCGATTCCGGTGATCCTGGTGCACGGCATGGGCGGCGACAACCGCACGTGGGACCGGTTCGCACGCTCGATCACCGCCCGTGGGCGCCGCGTGCTGGCGGTGGACCTGCGGGGCCACGGGCGCAGTGCGCGCGCCCAGTCCTACCAGTTCGGTGAATTCGGTGACGACGTGCTGGGGCTGTGCGAGGACCTCGGTTTCGACCGGGTCGACCTCGTCGGGCATTCGCTCGGCGGGCACGCGGTCTCGTTGGTGGCGCAGGAGCGCCCGGCGCTGGTCCGTCGCCTCGTGCTCGAGGAGGCGCCGCTGCCGCTACGCCCGGGTGACCCGGTGCCCAACTTCGGCGGCCGGCTGCCGTCGCCGGTGGAGCTGTGGCACGCGGCCACCAGCATGCTCCGCAGCCCCCGCGCCGTGTGGGCGTTCGACCGGTCCATGACGGCGTCGGCGCTCACCCAGTTCCACGAGCCCAACCCGCTGTGGTGGCAGCGGCTCGCGGACATCGAGGCGAAGACCCTGATCCTGCGCGGCGGCCCCACCGGCATGGTCGACCCGCGGCTGCTCGAGGTGGCGGTCGCGGCCATCCCGGACTGCGAGGTGGTCTCGTTCGCGTGCGGCCACAGCATCCACCGCGACCGGTTCCGGGACTTCGAATCGACGGTGCTGCCCTTCCTGATGGCGCCCTGA
- a CDS encoding ATP-binding protein: MSRRRDRARIEAVQPLVDPNEALNPPVPALDEAFHPRLQRRAGGRIVGGVAGGLADHLDVDAFKVRIAFTLLASLAGAGIVAYGLLWIFTPLGTDTDRPSASERRRAIGLAVIGLAVAASVSWLADGTAASVITPFIVVAVGAALVWREFDTEGSRSALGLPRRPTVLTWARILGGVTLIVTGLGVVILAQIDLDALRSSLLAVVVTLVGAGLLTVPLWLKLWRALGAERAARIRNEEREEIASHLHDSVLQTLALIQKQADSPQEVARLARGQERELRRWLFGGGETTHTSLSEALQTIAGEVEDHHGVTVRPVTVGDVGLEAEGGDGTGLSREAFTALLGATRESLVNAAKHSGVSSIDLYAETERDQVSVFVRDRGVGFDPDSVPEDRQGLAKSVRARIERRGGRVDVRSTPGKGTEVRIHMPRPVPDAGETPAEDVVSEAEPMS; this comes from the coding sequence ATGTCACGCCGCCGCGATCGTGCCAGGATCGAGGCTGTGCAACCCCTGGTCGATCCGAACGAGGCGCTGAACCCGCCCGTGCCCGCCCTGGACGAGGCCTTCCACCCGAGACTGCAACGCCGGGCGGGTGGCCGCATCGTCGGCGGTGTCGCCGGAGGCCTCGCCGACCACCTCGACGTCGATGCGTTCAAGGTGCGGATCGCGTTCACGTTGCTCGCCTCGCTGGCGGGTGCCGGGATCGTGGCCTACGGCCTGCTGTGGATCTTCACGCCGCTGGGCACCGACACCGACCGTCCCAGCGCGTCCGAGCGCCGTCGGGCCATCGGCCTGGCGGTCATCGGACTGGCCGTCGCGGCGAGCGTGAGCTGGCTGGCCGACGGCACCGCAGCATCGGTGATCACGCCGTTCATCGTGGTCGCGGTGGGTGCGGCACTGGTGTGGCGGGAGTTCGACACCGAAGGATCGCGATCCGCGCTCGGGCTGCCGCGACGTCCGACCGTGCTCACGTGGGCGCGGATCCTGGGTGGCGTGACGCTCATCGTCACAGGCCTGGGCGTCGTGATCCTCGCGCAGATCGATCTCGACGCGTTGCGGTCGTCGCTGCTGGCGGTCGTGGTCACGCTCGTCGGCGCGGGACTGCTCACCGTGCCGCTGTGGCTGAAGCTGTGGCGCGCCCTCGGCGCGGAACGGGCCGCCCGGATCCGGAACGAGGAACGCGAGGAGATCGCCTCGCATCTGCACGACTCGGTGCTGCAGACGCTGGCGCTGATCCAGAAGCAGGCGGATTCGCCGCAGGAGGTGGCCCGGCTCGCGCGCGGCCAGGAACGTGAGCTGCGGCGGTGGTTGTTCGGCGGCGGCGAGACGACCCACACGAGTCTGTCCGAGGCGCTGCAGACGATCGCCGGCGAGGTCGAGGACCACCACGGAGTCACGGTGCGGCCGGTGACCGTCGGCGACGTGGGGCTCGAGGCCGAGGGCGGCGATGGGACCGGGCTGTCGCGTGAGGCCTTCACCGCGCTGCTCGGTGCGACGCGGGAGTCACTGGTCAACGCCGCCAAGCATTCCGGGGTCTCGAGCATCGACCTGTACGCCGAGACCGAACGAGACCAGGTGAGCGTGTTCGTGCGCGACCGCGGGGTGGGGTTCGATCCGGACTCGGTGCCCGAGGATCGGCAGGGGCTGGCGAAGTCGGTCCGCGCCAGGATCGAACGTCGGGGCGGACGGGTGGACGTCCGGTCGACGCCCGGCAAGGGCACCGAGGTGCGGATCCACATGCCGCGTCCGGTGCCGGACGCCGGGGAGACCCCGGCCGAGGACGTGGTGAGCGAGGCCGAACCCATGTCCTAG
- a CDS encoding sucrase ferredoxin, producing the protein MSESPSRTDPATCSVLSAAEPLPGTAAHVTGWVCVEFPGAWGRDVLDGTALGTELAEALAERADAAGVRIMFIRRPGRTEQTGEARTVLLANSDPAHAWCERFEIDDVAGLLGLDFAVLAGSAPGLGERVDGPIVLVCAHGKRDRCCAVLGRLVAAALAAEFADDVWECSHTGGHRFAPSMILLPSGYTYGRLDPDESVRAVQAAARAEVYLPGLRGRSYWGPGGQVAEVAVRQDVRAGIDDLTVDDSEGGPVVVHRDGRRWQVGLTRRELEPRPASCGAAAKAVRPVVAVDVRELPAEIPAGSSV; encoded by the coding sequence GTGAGTGAATCGCCTTCCCGGACCGACCCCGCCACGTGCTCGGTACTCTCCGCGGCCGAACCGCTGCCCGGCACCGCCGCGCACGTCACCGGGTGGGTGTGCGTCGAGTTCCCCGGGGCGTGGGGCAGGGACGTGCTCGACGGCACCGCACTGGGCACCGAACTCGCGGAGGCCCTCGCCGAGCGCGCCGATGCGGCGGGCGTCCGCATCATGTTCATTCGCCGTCCGGGACGCACCGAGCAGACCGGGGAAGCCCGCACGGTGCTACTGGCCAACTCCGATCCCGCACACGCGTGGTGCGAACGGTTCGAGATCGACGACGTTGCCGGCCTGCTGGGCCTCGACTTCGCGGTGCTCGCCGGCTCCGCCCCCGGGCTGGGCGAACGGGTGGACGGCCCGATCGTGCTCGTCTGCGCGCACGGCAAGCGGGACCGGTGCTGTGCGGTGCTGGGGCGTCTCGTGGCGGCAGCACTGGCCGCCGAGTTCGCCGACGACGTCTGGGAGTGCTCGCACACCGGCGGACACCGGTTCGCGCCCTCGATGATTCTGCTGCCGAGTGGGTACACCTACGGCCGGCTCGATCCCGACGAGAGCGTGCGCGCCGTGCAGGCCGCCGCGCGCGCAGAGGTGTACCTGCCCGGACTGCGCGGGCGCAGCTACTGGGGGCCGGGCGGACAGGTCGCCGAGGTGGCGGTGCGTCAGGACGTGCGTGCCGGAATCGACGACCTCACCGTCGACGACTCCGAGGGCGGTCCGGTGGTGGTCCATCGTGACGGCCGGCGCTGGCAGGTCGGCCTCACGCGCCGGGAACTGGAGCCGCGGCCGGCCAGTTGCGGCGCCGCCGCCAAGGCGGTCCGGCCGGTGGTCGCGGTCGACGTACGAGAGCTCCCCGCCGAGATTCCGGCGGGGAGCTCCGTGTAG